The Mucilaginibacter yixingensis genome window below encodes:
- the pfkA gene encoding 6-phosphofructokinase gives MPKISKIAVLTSGGDAPGMNACIRAVVRTAIHHGLEVYGIRQGYQGMINNDMEQMQARSVSNILNLGGTILKTARCLDFHKDEGMEKAYQNLKAKGIEGIVVIGGDGTFTGALRFSKKYPDIKVIGVPGTIDNDLYGSTYTLGFDTATNTVIEAIDKIRDTADAHDRLFFIEVMGRDSGAIALRAGISCGAEAILLPEKETAIEELIAGIKAGHYNSKSSSIVIVAEGDKNGGVYNVSEAVKKEVSHYDIKVTILGHLQRGGSPSAFDRVLGSRLGFAAVNALTAGQSQKMVGLQANVVVLTDLEEALNQHEFNLEPDLLQMAEVLSI, from the coding sequence ATGCCTAAGATTTCTAAGATAGCTGTACTTACTTCAGGTGGTGATGCACCGGGCATGAATGCCTGCATCCGTGCAGTAGTACGCACTGCAATTCATCATGGTTTAGAGGTTTATGGCATACGCCAGGGCTACCAGGGCATGATAAATAATGATATGGAGCAAATGCAGGCTCGCTCGGTAAGCAATATTCTTAACCTGGGCGGCACCATATTAAAAACGGCCCGTTGCCTTGATTTTCATAAGGATGAAGGTATGGAGAAAGCCTACCAAAACCTGAAAGCCAAAGGTATTGAAGGCATTGTAGTGATTGGCGGCGATGGCACATTTACCGGAGCGCTGCGTTTCTCAAAGAAATATCCAGACATAAAAGTAATTGGTGTACCCGGCACTATTGATAATGACCTTTACGGCTCTACCTATACACTGGGTTTTGACACCGCCACCAACACGGTAATTGAAGCAATAGACAAAATACGTGATACAGCCGACGCGCATGACCGCCTTTTCTTCATCGAAGTAATGGGCCGCGACTCTGGGGCTATTGCCCTGCGTGCCGGTATATCCTGCGGAGCAGAGGCTATTTTATTGCCAGAAAAAGAAACGGCTATTGAAGAGTTGATTGCAGGTATTAAAGCAGGCCATTACAACTCCAAATCATCGAGCATTGTTATTGTGGCTGAGGGAGATAAGAATGGCGGTGTATACAATGTATCTGAAGCTGTTAAAAAAGAAGTAAGTCATTACGACATAAAAGTGACTATATTAGGCCACTTGCAAAGAGGAGGCAGTCCATCCGCGTTTGACCGTGTTTTAGGCAGCCGTTTAGGCTTTGCCGCGGTGAATGCGCTGACCGCCGGACAGTCGCAGAAAATGGTTGGTTTGCAGGCCAACGTGGTTGTTTTAACCGATCTGGAAGAAGCACTTAACCAGCATGAGTTTAACCTTGAACCCGACCTGCTGCAAATGGCCGAAGTACTTTCTATCTAA
- a CDS encoding DUF4304 domain-containing protein yields MKKEDFKKSFNIVAKSFGFEKEFGGWFKESTECIIVLDLQKSNYNNLYYLNIKIYIQKMFGNNYAKSKDLVKKNIGDVFFRERGNSEVFNLDNSMTDTERLDQLNIFFYSINPLLNAALTKSGIKKLADEKSLTLLPAVENELLLLLSKQV; encoded by the coding sequence ATGAAAAAAGAGGATTTTAAAAAATCATTCAATATCGTCGCAAAATCTTTTGGTTTCGAAAAGGAATTTGGCGGGTGGTTTAAAGAAAGTACAGAATGCATAATTGTGCTTGATCTTCAGAAATCCAATTATAATAATCTGTATTATCTTAATATAAAAATCTATATACAGAAAATGTTTGGCAATAATTACGCAAAAAGTAAAGACCTGGTAAAGAAGAATATAGGTGATGTTTTTTTTAGAGAGCGGGGGAACAGTGAAGTATTTAATTTAGATAATTCAATGACAGATACCGAAAGGCTGGATCAATTAAATATCTTTTTTTATTCTATTAATCCATTGTTAAATGCAGCATTAACAAAATCGGGAATAAAGAAATTAGCAGACGAGAAGAGCCTAACGTTATTGCCAGCAGTAGAAAATGAATTATTACTGCTTTTATCTAAGCAAGTATAA
- a CDS encoding NUDIX domain-containing protein, which yields MELQLPKFESVFSIDCVIFGFEGGELKILLIERNEDPFKDWKALPGYIVKQDESLDDAAERILYELTGLRDLHMEQFHTFGDVDRHPQGRVITVAYYALLRLNGQKELRPVSQIAKKAFWHPVNDLPKLGFDHTEIFKTGFNKIRRRLSYQPIAFELLPEKFTLTQLQQLYEAILNKKLDKRNFRKKMLSYGFLKELDEKQKGVSYRAAKLYKFDRRKYAKIFQNDLSPDK from the coding sequence TTGGAATTACAACTACCTAAATTTGAATCGGTATTTTCAATCGACTGTGTGATATTTGGCTTTGAAGGCGGCGAACTTAAGATTTTGTTGATTGAGCGTAATGAAGATCCGTTTAAAGATTGGAAGGCGCTGCCTGGCTATATCGTTAAACAAGACGAAAGCCTTGACGATGCTGCCGAACGTATTCTTTATGAGTTAACCGGCTTGCGCGATCTGCATATGGAGCAGTTTCATACCTTTGGTGATGTTGACCGTCACCCGCAAGGTCGCGTAATTACCGTTGCGTACTACGCATTGCTGCGGCTTAACGGACAAAAAGAATTGCGCCCCGTATCGCAAATTGCTAAAAAAGCTTTCTGGCACCCGGTGAATGATCTGCCTAAACTGGGCTTTGACCATACCGAGATCTTCAAGACCGGCTTCAATAAAATCCGTCGCCGCTTGAGTTATCAGCCTATCGCTTTTGAACTGTTGCCCGAGAAGTTTACCCTTACTCAGCTGCAGCAGCTTTACGAGGCTATTTTGAATAAGAAACTGGATAAGCGAAACTTCCGCAAAAAAATGCTGAGCTATGGTTTTCTGAAAGAGCTGGACGAGAAGCAAAAAGGGGTATCATATCGCGCTGCCAAGCTTTACAAGTTTGACAGGAGGAAGTATGCCAAAATATTCCAGAATGATCTGAGTCCGGATAAGTAG
- the yiaA gene encoding inner membrane protein YiaA codes for MESLQHRTEENSTTVKYGDKARNPFKPTAAFIGASWLALLTGMVGYCIGLWNASIALNEKGYYFTILLFGLFAVISVQKSVRDRAEGLPVTDLYYGLSWFATIAAMILLTIGLWNAGLARSEKGFYAMAFCLSLFSAIAVQKNTRDAKMFEDKEL; via the coding sequence ATGGAATCGCTACAACACAGAACTGAAGAAAATTCAACCACCGTAAAATATGGTGACAAGGCTAGAAATCCCTTTAAACCAACTGCCGCATTTATTGGCGCCTCATGGCTTGCCTTATTAACAGGCATGGTTGGTTATTGCATCGGCTTGTGGAACGCCAGCATCGCGTTGAATGAAAAAGGCTATTACTTCACCATTCTATTATTTGGCTTGTTTGCAGTAATCTCGGTACAAAAAAGCGTTAGAGACAGAGCCGAAGGACTCCCGGTTACAGACCTTTACTACGGCTTAAGCTGGTTTGCCACTATTGCAGCCATGATTCTATTGACGATTGGCCTATGGAATGCAGGCCTGGCCCGAAGCGAGAAGGGTTTTTATGCTATGGCCTTCTGCTTAAGCTTATTCTCGGCCATTGCTGTACAAAAAAATACCCGCGACGCAAAAATGTTTGAGGATAAAGAGCTGTAA
- a CDS encoding pentapeptide repeat-containing protein, which translates to MVGLNELQTERELYDQVIEGITLPSPHIFCNEFQDCVFKNCDLNGANFSGKTLVDCRFENCNLSMMQTNSATFNDVRFKNCKMLGIIFSDARDGLFSTGFDSCILDYCSFFGKKMIKTNFIKCSLKEANFTQTNLTQANFSGSDLAGAIFHETLLSKADLSSAVNFIIDPELNDIKHASFSSSEIAGLLTRHQIKIVN; encoded by the coding sequence ATGGTTGGCTTAAATGAATTGCAAACAGAAAGAGAATTGTATGATCAGGTGATTGAAGGCATCACCCTCCCCTCACCCCATATTTTCTGCAATGAGTTTCAGGATTGTGTTTTTAAAAACTGCGATCTGAACGGGGCCAACTTTTCGGGCAAAACACTGGTCGACTGCCGGTTTGAGAACTGCAATCTATCCATGATGCAAACCAACAGCGCTACGTTTAACGATGTTCGTTTTAAAAACTGCAAGATGCTGGGCATCATCTTCAGCGATGCACGCGATGGGTTATTTAGCACCGGCTTTGATAGCTGTATACTAGATTACTGCTCGTTCTTCGGCAAAAAGATGATCAAAACCAACTTCATTAAATGTAGCCTGAAAGAAGCCAACTTTACACAAACCAACCTTACCCAGGCCAACTTCAGCGGCAGTGATCTGGCCGGCGCCATCTTTCATGAAACGCTTTTATCAAAAGCCGATCTGTCATCAGCAGTAAACTTCATTATCGATCCAGAGCTGAATGATATCAAGCATGCTAGTTTCTCATCATCCGAGATTGCAGGGTTGTTAACCAGGCATCAGATAAAGATTGTAAACTAG
- a CDS encoding Arm DNA-binding domain-containing protein — translation MVTYKILLDTRRAKADGTYPIQIRITSNRQSITSNTGVFVNDKQWERVRQC, via the coding sequence ATGGTTACTTACAAAATCTTACTCGACACGAGAAGAGCCAAAGCTGATGGCACCTACCCTATTCAAATCCGTATCACTAGCAATCGTCAAAGCATTACCTCCAATACAGGAGTATTCGTCAACGACAAACAATGGGAGAGAGTCCGTCAATGTTAA
- the gap gene encoding type I glyceraldehyde-3-phosphate dehydrogenase, which yields MKIGINGFGRIGRLAFRAAIERPDVEVVGINDLVEPDYMAYMLKYDSTHGQFKGTIAVEGGHLVVNGKTIRVTAEKDPANLKWNEVGAEVIIESTGLFLTQETAQKHIDAGAKKVVMSAPAKDDTPTFVMGVNHKQLKADQHIVSNASCTTNCLAPIAKVLNDKFGIEEGLMSTIHAVTATQKTVDGPSAKDWRGGRGAYQNIIPSSTGAAKAVGLVLPELKGKLTGMSFRVPVADVSVVDLTARLKTPATYEQVKAAMKEASEGDLKGILGYTEDEVVSEDFKGDARTSIFDAKAGIALNDNFVKVVSWYDNEWGYSNKLIDLVQELGKL from the coding sequence ATGAAAATAGGAATTAACGGATTCGGCCGTATTGGCCGCTTAGCTTTCAGAGCTGCAATTGAAAGACCTGATGTTGAAGTTGTTGGTATCAACGACCTTGTTGAGCCTGACTATATGGCATATATGCTGAAATACGACTCTACTCATGGTCAGTTCAAAGGCACTATTGCTGTTGAAGGCGGTCACCTGGTTGTTAACGGCAAAACCATCCGTGTAACAGCAGAAAAAGATCCGGCAAATTTAAAATGGAACGAAGTAGGCGCCGAAGTAATTATCGAGTCTACCGGTTTATTCCTTACTCAGGAAACAGCTCAAAAACATATTGACGCTGGTGCTAAAAAAGTAGTAATGAGCGCTCCTGCAAAAGATGATACCCCAACTTTTGTAATGGGTGTTAACCATAAACAGCTGAAAGCAGATCAGCACATCGTTTCAAACGCATCTTGTACCACTAACTGCCTGGCCCCTATTGCTAAAGTACTGAATGACAAATTTGGCATCGAAGAAGGCCTGATGAGCACTATCCACGCGGTAACTGCTACTCAGAAAACCGTTGACGGTCCTTCAGCTAAAGACTGGAGAGGTGGCCGTGGTGCTTACCAAAACATCATCCCTTCATCAACCGGTGCTGCTAAAGCAGTAGGTTTAGTATTGCCTGAACTGAAAGGTAAACTGACTGGTATGTCATTCCGCGTACCTGTTGCTGACGTTTCTGTAGTTGACTTAACCGCCCGCTTAAAAACTCCAGCTACTTATGAGCAAGTTAAAGCGGCTATGAAAGAAGCTTCTGAAGGCGACCTGAAAGGTATCCTGGGTTACACCGAAGACGAAGTTGTTTCTGAAGATTTCAAAGGCGACGCCCGTACTTCAATCTTTGATGCTAAAGCTGGTATCGCTCTGAATGATAACTTTGTTAAAGTTGTTTCTTGGTACGATAACGAGTGGGGTTACTCAAACAAACTGATTGACCTGGTTCAGGAACTTGGTAAACTGTAA
- a CDS encoding N-acetylglucosamine kinase, which yields MIIIADGGSTKTNWCLVNNEGKKENFNTEGYNPYFVSKEYIINSLREHLPADLPLDQITEVNYYGAGCSTDEKRQQVADAMQVVFSKAQVNVGHDLLAAARAVLGTNPGFAAILGTGTNTCLYDGKDILQNIDSGAYILGDEGSGCHIGKKLLVDYLRGYMPEVVRELFWETYHLTPDDVNEEVYTKPLANRFCASFAKFVYDNNVHLEYSRNLVRSAFQDFFKNLVTHYPDYQKYTFNCIGSVGYNFRNILAEVVEENGMQLGNIIRSPIDNLVKYHLEAAAAKA from the coding sequence ATGATCATTATTGCAGACGGCGGCTCAACCAAAACCAATTGGTGCCTGGTTAACAACGAGGGAAAGAAAGAGAACTTCAATACAGAAGGTTATAACCCGTACTTTGTAAGTAAAGAATACATCATCAACTCGCTGCGCGAGCACCTGCCGGCCGATTTGCCGTTGGATCAGATTACAGAAGTGAACTACTACGGCGCTGGCTGCTCTACCGATGAGAAACGTCAACAAGTGGCTGATGCTATGCAGGTAGTTTTCTCTAAAGCACAGGTTAATGTTGGACACGATTTACTGGCAGCAGCCAGAGCGGTACTGGGCACCAATCCAGGGTTTGCGGCAATTTTAGGTACCGGCACTAACACCTGTTTATATGACGGCAAAGACATTCTTCAAAATATAGATTCAGGCGCTTATATCCTGGGCGACGAAGGCAGCGGTTGCCATATCGGTAAAAAACTACTGGTTGATTATCTGCGTGGTTACATGCCTGAGGTTGTGCGCGAATTGTTCTGGGAAACCTATCATCTTACTCCAGATGATGTAAATGAAGAGGTTTACACCAAACCGCTGGCAAACCGTTTTTGCGCCAGCTTTGCCAAGTTTGTTTATGATAACAACGTGCACCTGGAGTACTCGCGCAACCTGGTACGCTCAGCGTTCCAGGATTTCTTTAAAAACCTGGTGACCCACTACCCTGATTATCAGAAATACACTTTCAACTGTATTGGCTCGGTAGGTTACAACTTTAGAAATATCCTGGCAGAGGTAGTTGAAGAAAACGGCATGCAATTAGGCAACATCATCCGCTCGCCGATAGATAACCTGGTGAAATATCACCTGGAAGCCGCAGCGGCCAAAGCTTAA